One part of the Streptomyces sp. NBC_00286 genome encodes these proteins:
- a CDS encoding TetR/AcrR family transcriptional regulator — translation MDMIAERGLEKLTMAALGREVGMSSGHLLYYFHSKDELLLQTLEWSEGRLGAERGRLLTRTTSARERLDAYVDLYVPDGHRDPHWTLWLEVWNRSQNADDAARDRQAAIEGAWHRDLVALLAEGVSRGEFRPVDPDRFAARLRALLDGFSVHVAIGLRGTDRVQVLRHVREFLDDGLLADS, via the coding sequence ATGGACATGATCGCCGAGCGCGGTCTGGAGAAGCTCACGATGGCGGCGCTCGGCCGCGAGGTCGGGATGAGCAGCGGCCATCTCCTCTACTACTTCCACTCCAAGGACGAGCTGCTGCTGCAGACCCTGGAGTGGAGCGAGGGCCGGCTCGGCGCCGAGCGCGGCCGGCTGCTGACCCGCACCACGTCCGCCCGTGAGCGGCTTGACGCGTACGTCGACCTGTACGTGCCCGACGGCCACCGGGACCCGCACTGGACGCTGTGGCTGGAGGTCTGGAACCGCTCGCAGAACGCCGACGACGCGGCCCGCGACCGCCAGGCAGCGATCGAGGGCGCCTGGCACCGCGACCTGGTGGCACTGCTGGCGGAGGGGGTGTCGAGGGGCGAGTTCCGGCCGGTCGACCCGGACCGTTTCGCCGCCCGGCTGCGGGCGTTGCTCGACGGGTTCTCCGTGCATGTGGCGATCGGGCTGCGGGGCACGGACCGGGTCCAAGTCCTGCGCCACGTACGGGAGTTCCTGGACGACGGCCTCCTCGCGGACTCCTGA